In the Telopea speciosissima isolate NSW1024214 ecotype Mountain lineage chromosome 2, Tspe_v1, whole genome shotgun sequence genome, one interval contains:
- the LOC122653269 gene encoding uncharacterized protein LOC122653269 — MPKQRAPIFVRALNLLNIPMFMAKMGKPVCRKLIFLKKTRKFKKLKLLKYYSYAFIEEYQFSPSNTPLIHYYRKPYKKRTRGRDIHSLFFLCSCSGGLRVDGEYEENGQKDFALESPPVIADGTAKELPEPLDSDEEDDSVDQKAELFIQRFYEEMRMQSQESVLQYNEMLERGCN, encoded by the coding sequence ATGCCCAAGCAAAGAGCGCCCATCTTCGTAAGAGCTTTGAATCTCTTAAATATCCCCATGTTTATGGCGAAAATGGGTAAACCCGTCTGCCGAAAGCTCATTTTCCTAAAGAAAACCAGGAAGTTCAAGAAGCTAAAGCTTCTCAAGTACTATAGCTACGCCTTCATTGAAGAGTACCAGTTTTCTCCTTCAAACACTCCTTTGATCCATTATTACAGAAAGCCATACAAGAAGAGAACCCGTGGCCGAGATATCCATTCATTGTTCTTCCTCTGCAGTTGTTCTGGTGGTTTGCGGGTCGACGGAGAATATGAAGAAAATGGACAAAAAGATTTTGCATTAGAATCTCCACCTGTCATTGCTGATGGTACTGCAAAAGAGTTGCCTGAGCCATTGGAttcagatgaagaagatgactcTGTTGATCAGAAGGCAGAGCTGTTCATTCAGAGGTTCTATGAAGAGATGAGAATGCAGAGTCAGGAGTCGGTTCTTCAATACAATGAAATGTTGGAAAGGGGTTGCAATTGA
- the LOC122653268 gene encoding uncharacterized protein LOC122653268: MVFSGVSERERPQDFMAMAPERSRPLHNFDMPFLKWGNQRLLRCMKVNSNGEIPTVDHRSSASEADSEGFIGRRREFDSTKRRSSNPSEGFKKLLLPRIGAHGEKSEFEGYVDDGIAEVRAKLMSELRSAAYKINVAIPKDSEEDESVAAAARPWNLRTRRAACTAPSEGGRGGAGCSNSKNEDRQPNSSPPRTDIATIKSLRLRGLSPAQGSVEKKESPKFSIPLCRQDIEDDFLSMTGARPSRRPKKRARIVQKQLDTIFPGLWLSEITPDSYKVPDIPEPGKR; this comes from the exons ATGGTGTTTTCGGGAGTCTCTGAAAGAGAGAGACCACAGGATTTCATGGCGATGGCTCCTGAAAGATCGAGGCCTCTCCACAATTTCGACATGCCTTTCTTGAAATGGGGGAATCAAAGGCTTCTTCGATGTATGAAAGTGAATTCCAATGGAGAAATTCCCACCGTAGACCACAGATCATCGGCTTCCGAAGCCGACTCCGAAGGTTTCATTGGCCGGCGAAGAGAATTCGACTCTACCAAGCGGAGATCTTCTAACCCCTCCGAAGGTTTCAAGAAACTGCTTTTGCCGCGGATAGGAGCTCATGGTGAGAAATCCGAGTTTGAGGGGTATGTAGATGATGGGATTGCAGAGGTTAGGGCAAAACTCATGTCTGAACTCCGTTCGGCTGCTTATAAGATTAACGTTGCGATTCCGAAGGACAGCGAAGAAGATGAGTCGGTGGCGGCGGCTGCAAGGCCGTGGAATCTTAGAACGAGGAGAGCAGCTTGTACGGCTCCCAGTGAGGGCGGAAGAGGAGGTGCTGGATGTTCAAACTCAAAGAATGAAGACCGCCAGCCAAATTCTTCTCCTCCGCGGACCGACATTGCGACCATCAAATCGCTTCGGCTGAGAGGTTTGTCTCCTGCGCAAGGCAGcgtggagaagaaggagagtccTAAGTTCTCGATCCCTCTTTGTCGGCAAGATATTGAGGACGATTTTCTGTCGATGACAGGGGCGAGGCCATCTAGGAGGCCAAAGAAGAGGGCTAGAATCGTACAGAAGCAACTGGAT ACGATATTTCCTGGCTTATGGTTGTCAGAAATAACTCCCGATTCATACAAAGTACCTGATATTCCTGAACCTGGAAAG AGATAG